The proteins below are encoded in one region of Pleuronectes platessa chromosome 14, fPlePla1.1, whole genome shotgun sequence:
- the LOC128456127 gene encoding protein FAM124A: MEKTSAEDDCVDSGAETGGSDYSPLSSTSSELSMGELQDPFLVSVHLIADPGQGKFLQRAADAVLAWVHPELQLFRVSERSSVSQRPWPKHHQNGDQATACQPTIAVIVFLQEAYGGEEQILMLHRALQRPPWRYHHTEKVSNGQRMLPLSPCSQDFFTLSPGTPLWAVRQVHYGKEIVRFTVYCRYENYVDMVRLYKLLLQRRVAQKKEDFCFFVVYSNPDMEIQLSFKRLPRGQPLVVLESAVMEVRVRDVGVLVPLLPHPCSPISEVRWQTEDYDGNKILLQVQSAKHRQEHCHISSTVAESASAPSTFNRTGASQRNRRYHRASSHPRVHHHQTSKCSHAQACEEPDEPEQWPVCHHQDSWRTEWRGHRSGSLFSLPNLGSGSSRSTSSSPGPSSSPNHRSHSLNRRSSLIPPFRLNVDALIGAEETDVDTGDQVNAGNSMDFTVVSAYIKSNLPQTCRPSSAPPEDIRPSLSPGVPENTTYKSATLGRTPYSLPTYSTPSTLLWSYPHSPSVTTSAAPSLSDVSMNQSDSCSVISAPVEEADEEEDQEFYI; the protein is encoded by the exons GTGAGTTATCCATGGGCGAGCTCCAGGATCCCTTCCTCGTCAGTGTCCATCTCATCGCCGACCCCGGCCAGGGCAAGTTCCTGCAGCGAGCTGCCGATGCTGTGCTGGCGTGGGTTCACCccgagctgcagctcttcagggtCTCAGAGCGGTCCTCCGTCTCCCAGCGGCCCTGGCCCAAGCACCATCAAAATGGCGACCAGGCAACAGCCTGCCAACCCACCATAGCAGTCATTGTCTTCCTCCAGGAGGCTTATGGTGGCGAGGAGCAGATACTGATGCTGCACCGCGCTCTGCAGAGGCCACCATGGAGATACCATCACACTGAAAAAGTCAGCAACGGCCAGCGAATGCTCCCACTGTCGCCATGCAGCCAGGACTTCTTCACTCTGTCTCCTGGAACACCGCTGTGGGCCGTGCGACAGGTGCATTACGGGAAAGAAATCGTACGATTTACTGTTTACTGCCGATATGAGAATTATGTGGACATGGTGCGGCTGTacaagctgctgcttcagcgGAGGGTAGCGCAGAAGAAGGAGGACTTTTGCTTCTTCGTAGTTTACTCCAACCCAGATATGGAGATCCAGCTGTCGTTTAAGAGGCTCCCTCGAGGTCAGCCTCTGGTGGTGCTGGAGTCAGCAGTGATGGAGGTGAGGGTACGGGATGTTGGAGTGCTGGTGCCCCTGCTGCCGCACCCCTGCAGCCCAATCAGCGAGGTCCGCTGGCAGACAGAGGACTACGATGGAAACAAGATCCTCCTGCAG GTGCAAAGTGCTAAACACAGACAAGAACACTGCCACATATCGTCAACCGTCGCTGAATCGGCCTCGGCTCCTTCCACCTTCAACCGCACCGGTGCCTCCCAAAGGAACCGTCGGTATCATCGAGCTTCATCCCATCCTAGAGTCCACCACCACCAGACCTCCAAGTGCTCCCATGCGCAGGCCTGCGAGGAGCCAGATGAGCCGGAGCAGTGGCCCGTCTGTCACCACCAGGACAGCTGGAGGACCGAGTGGAGGGGCCACCGCTCaggctctctcttctctctgcctaACCTCGGCTCCGGCAGCTCTCGCTCCACCTCATCCTCTCCTGGGCCCTCCTCCAGCCCCAACCACAGGAGCCACTCCCTGAACCGGAGGTCCTCCCTCATCCCGCCCTTCCGGCTCAACGTGGATGCTCTAATTGGTGCAGAGGAGACAGACGTGGACACGGGGGACCAAGTAAATGCAGGTAACAGTATGGACTTCACAGTGGTGTCTGCGTACATCAAATCCAACCTGCCACAGACTTGTAGGCCGTCATCTGCTCCACCCGAAGACATCAGACCCTCCCTTTCTCCTGGCGTCCCTGAGAACACCACCTACAAGTCAGCCACACTAGGCCGGACTCCATACAGCCTCCCCACCTATAGCACTCCCTCCACCCTGCTGTGGTCGTATCCCCATAGCCCCAGTGTGACCACAAGTGCCGCCCCGTCCCTGAGCGACGTGTCCATGAACCAGTCTGACAGTTGCAGCGTTATTAGTGCACCGGTGGAAGAAGCAGACGAAGAAGAGGACCAAGAATTCTACATCTGA